One region of Eupeodes corollae chromosome 1, idEupCoro1.1, whole genome shotgun sequence genomic DNA includes:
- the LOC129941582 gene encoding uncharacterized protein LOC129941582 produces MTFNKMRSPIVWITLALCVVLCAIEVRSGPVDHQDLRITSKDYTLRSGRQEPYDEDSGEENDDGSNEEGGDDAGEGDDDDGEDEGRRLKGRHVREASQKPLLVNNDETDEESVIPTTDAPNTDKPTKKPSSVLLLLSTALDKAIAATTKLPTQQMASDAASVFLLLGQVFSEAIDKVIGDDGPEEGVTEITGLTDATEETPSSAALVEELTQLPFIGQSEKVEKQPSQPQVESSQSELKFPSS; encoded by the exons ATGACATTCAACAAAATGCGCTCCCCAATCGTTTGGATTACTTTGG CACTCTGTGTTGTTCTGTGTGCTATTGAGGTTCGTTCCGGACCAGTGGACCATCAGGACCTGAGAATTACTTCTAAGGATTACACTCTCAGATCAGGAAGACAGGAACCGTACGATGAAGATTCCGGCGAAGAAAATGATGATGGCAGTAATGAAGAAGGTGGTGATGACGCTGGAGAAGGCGACGACGATGATGGAGAAGATGAAGGAAGACGTCTCAAAGGCCGCCACGTGAGAGAAGCCTCACAAAAACCACTCCTTGTCAATAATGACGAGACCGATGAAGAAAGTGTCATTCCGACTACTGACGCACCCAACACCGACAAACCAACCAAGAAACCATCATCGGTGCTCCTTTTACTGAGCACAGCTTTGGATAAGGCCATCGCTGCCACAACAAAACTCCCTACCCAACAAATGGCCAGTGATGCTGCCAGTGTTTTCTTGCTACTCGGTCAAGTTTTCAGTGAGGCTATTGACAAGGTGATCGGTGACGATGGTCCCGAGGAAGGTGTTACAGAAATAACAGGATTAACAGATGCCACCGAAGAGACTCCATCATCGGCTGCTTTAGTTGAAGAACTCACACAACTTCCCTTTATTGGTCAATCAGAGAAAGTTGAAAAACAACCATCCCAACCACAGGTTGAATCTAGTCAGAGTGAATTGAAATTTCCTAGTTCGTag
- the LOC129940049 gene encoding putative odorant receptor 69a, with the protein MVIPITTSYTLNDFMEFPNLAFKLAFIKPFRRPHETKPTILAWILFSIGAGNLVYQNFGMLIAMIFTKNDSIDIVLIISETGSILGLAMVALCKMTILFAYRKDILSILEELENYFPGVLKVHRCCRRIQYRVKYFAEFSRKMMKITTIFFMFAFLVYNLIPVGQSLIEWLVFGLHFQYRYQSNTWYPWNGNTVIRYTLSYVCQVYSSLAGVAFIMAGEFMLCFFLTQMRMHFDFLARALESLDAVEVEADPGCMNFLIQYHTTLIRLTTEINHIFNISFCVNFATSSVAICLMGCSMVMGISLISAVRYSIGLLSFLVFTLFICYNGSIFTQTSAKLHSAAFYHNWYDASPKYRKTILIIIMRAAKPSELQAYKFSKVSMETFMDILKFSYKLFTFFRAME; encoded by the exons ATGGTTATCCCCATTACCACCAGTTACACTTTGAACGACTTCATGGAGTTCCCCAATTTGGCCTTCAAATTGGCCTTTATAAAACCGTTTCGCAGGCCTCACGAAACTAAACCAACAATTCTGGCTTGGATATTATTTTCGATTGGAGCTGGAAATTTGGTTTATCAAAATTTCGGAATGTTGATTGCAATGATATTTACCAAAAATGATTCAATAGATATTGTTCTTATAATTTCTGAAACCGGTTCAATTCTGGGCTTGGCTATGGTGGCTCTTTGCAAGATGACAATACTTTTTGCCTATCGCAAGGATATTTTGAGTATCCTCGAAGAGCTTGAGAATTATTTCCCTGGTGTTTTGAAGGTACACCGTTGTTGTCGGCGAATTCAATACCGAGTGAAGTATTTTGCAGAATTCTCCAGGAAAATGATGAAGATTACTACGatattttttatgtttgcaTTTCTGGTCTATAATCTTATACCCGTTGGGCAATCTTTGATTGAGTGGTTGGTATTTGgacttcattttcaatatcGTTATCAATCTAATACATGGTATCCGTGGAATGGAAATACGGTTATAAGATATACGTTGAGTTATGTTTGTCAAGTTTATTCGTCTTTGGCAGGAGTTGCATTTATAATGGCTGGAGAGTTTATGTTGTGTTTTTTCTTAACTCAAATGCGAATGCATTTTGATTTCTTGGCAAGAGCTCTAGAATCGCTGGATGCTGTTGAGGTTGAAGCTGACCCGGGATGTATGAATTTTCTGATTCAATACCATACAACATTGATAAG ATTGACTACAGAGATAAATCATATATTTAACATTTCATTTTGTGTCAATTTTGCAACTTCTTCAGTTGCAATTTGCTTGATGGGGTGTTCGATGGTTATGGGAATCAGTTTGATAAGCGCAGTTCGGTATTCAATTGGTTTGTTATCGTTTTTGGTGTTTACTTTGTTCATTTGTTACAATGGAAGTATATTTACTCAAACG AGTGCAAAACTACATTCTGCAGCTTTCTATCATAATTGGTATGATGCGAGtccaaaatatagaaaaactattttgataATCATAATGAGAGCAGCCAAACCCTCCGAACTGCAGGCATATAAATTTTCCAAAGTCTCAATGGAAACATTTATGGAt atTCTTAAATTTTCATATAAGCTTTTCACATTTTTCCGAGCTATGGAATAA
- the LOC129940051 gene encoding probable serine/threonine-protein kinase kinX, translating to MRSTVGWLCFGILVVCVFSVESDVSSSGGYQIIEGHSIGYPGQIFQRVAIPTVGYPSNVPQVQARYVEARNDGYQDSYEYERDEEDGSEETSGEEGNRSEETNSREEYYEENREEHYDPAHAEQQRYEEELDRQEEEDLMEENSEFYSENEPSYSREESEEDEDMERYMYENGRQAYRNINKIQINATAPTSSKNTSNKIKASSPKNPIKDARRKNNKNKANNSKTKKPINLTEETLKNSTKTQEIDESQKQNWQLKVVTNSNTQFVATPIADLILRLSISLAKPIGQANETSTYITVPVRLANNDGGSDKKNTSASDTFKNKVETLLQKISSVAAISRPSNTPISVPIKEEEVSHNQEKDDGEEAGDDGEDQAST from the exons ATGCGTTCAACTGTAGGTTGGCtttgttttg GAATTTTGGTGGTTTGTGTCTTCAGTGTTGAATCAGATGTCTCATCATCAGGAGGCTATCAAATTATAGAGGGACATAGCATTGGTTATCCTGGTCAGATATTCCAAAGAGTCGCTATTCCAACAGTTGGTTACCCAAGCAATGTACCTCAAGTTCAAGCTAGGTACGTAGAAGCTCGAAATGATGGTTATCAAGATTCATACGAATACGAACGTGACGAAGAGGATGGCAGTGAAGAAACCAGCGGTGAAGAAGGAAACCGAAGTGAAGAAACCAACAGCAGAGAAGAATACTATGAAGAAAATCGAGAGGAACATTACGATCCTGCTCATGCTGAGCAACAAAGATATGAAGAGGAATTAGATcgacaagaagaagaagatttaaTGGAAGAAAATAGTGAATTTTATTCCGAAAACGAACCATCGTATAGTAGAGaagaaagcgaagaagatgaagaCATGGAAAGATATATGTATGAAAATGGACGGCAAGCATATAGAAATATCAATAAGATTCAAATTAATGCAACTGCACCAACTTCCTCTAAAAATACTtccaacaaaattaaagcttcttCGCCAAAGAACCCAATCAAAGACGCTCgcagaaaaaacaataaaaacaaggCCAATAATTCTAAGACAAAAAAACCAATTAATTTGACTGAAGAAACTTTGAAAAACTCAACTAAAACTCAAGAAATCGATGAGAGTCAGAAGCAGAACTGGCAACTTAAAGTAGTCACTAACTCAAATACACAATTTGTAGCTACTCCAATAGCTGATTTGATCTTAAGGCTGTCCATTTCTTTGGCTAAACCCATTGGACAAGCGAACGAAACTTCAACATACATTACTGTACCTGTTCGTTTGGCTAATAATGATGGAGGAAGTGACAAGAAGAACACCTCAGCGTCGGATACGTTTAAGAACAAAGTGGAGACATTACTTCAAAAAATCAGTTCAGTTGCTGCAATTTCTCGGCCTTCCAATACTCCAATCTCTGTTCCAATCAAGGAAGAAGAAGTTTCACATAACCAGGAAAAAGATGACGGAGAAGAAGCAGGCGACGACGGTGAAGATCAGGCATCAACTTAA